The Brachypodium distachyon strain Bd21 chromosome 4, Brachypodium_distachyon_v3.0, whole genome shotgun sequence nucleotide sequence AACAGTTGAGagaaatttttttttggccatCCTTGTTTATAAGAAACAGAACAGGCGTCGTGTGACTTCCTTGTTCCCAATTAGGATTGGACTATTATTGGTTGCACCAGCTATCTAGAGCAAACATGCCTTGGAGGGCATGAGAAATGTTAGGATCAGCTGCATCGGGTTATCATTGAACACGCCATCAGTCTTGCTTCTGAAAGGGGAACACAGGAAGCAATTGCACTGCTTTACTTCTTTTCGACTAACTGCTGGCAACAGGTTCGTTATCCGAAGGGCATGGTAGATTTTCAGATATTTCCATCTCGAATTGTTCACTGCTATCAGCTGACAAAAGAATAGTAGAGTTAGCAAAAACATGCCATTTCAACCTGTCAGAAATGCTTTAGCATCATTGGGCAAAGAACGGGGCTACAGGAGCCAGAGGACTAACCAGCTTTCTTCTGAGCCTTCCTGGACTGTCGACCTTTCTTTATATCATTACCCGATAACTTGTTGTACAAATCCTTGTACTTGTCAAGCAAAGCCGTCTTCTCCTCTAACAGACCAAGCATTTCATATGCATCTTCCACTTTCCGTATATATTCTCTACTAGGACATTTACGACCACATGCTTCAAGATTATGGAAGAGCTAAGCCATCAGAGAAAGGCAGGGAGGTACCCGCATGAGCTTTAGTGCAATATAAGATTATATGAAAATACTAAGGTGTACCAATAGGAATTACTGGTCCATACCTTGATAAGCCTATCTAACTTATTGTTTCTGTAGTAAATAGCCAACATAAGACCACAGAAACGCCAAGGAACTGAATGCAGGTCATGGCTTATTTTCTTCTCCCAGATTCTATGTGCTTCCTCAGCTCTGTTGTCCTTCTCAAGAGCACGCACTAATTGCTCATATGTTCTGATCGTATTTCCCTGCCCTTTGCTCAACATCCACTTTATTACCTAGGTATGTAATGAGCAGAAATTTAATTCATACTGTATAAAAATAAACACAATTCAGATCAAGTAATTAAATTATGATCTTCAATACTTGGACAATTCTATGCCATTGTTCCTCCTTTTCAAGAGCTTCAATTGCTTGCTTTATCGAGGCCAGAGGAAATTCCTGCTCAAAGGCAACCCATGCATCAAGGGTGCTGTAAACAGCTTCTTTTGAATCTTCAAGATCAAGGAGCTGCAGTTTAGAGATTGCAGTAGTTAAATGATTTGTTCCACTGGGCAGCAGTAATTAAATTCCAGCAATAAATAAAAATCTCTACTTTGAAAATTTCAAGAACCACAACTGATCCATACTGTGGTCTACATTAAAGAAGGCTACAGTTTGTCTAGTCAGGTGAATCCCAATACTACTAGACCAAGTGCCATTCTCTCTGCAGCTATAATCTACATATGAATATATGATGAGTCATGCTGTCCTTGAAGCCAAGAGATGCTTGGCAAAACCTACTTAACTGGAAATAATTCCGCATATTGCAAGAGTAAGCTGCTAAAGCTTTTAGGGACAACAAGCTGCTATAGCTCAATACATGGTTGTGCAAGGTGCAAGAAAACCTGCTACATTCGATATCTGGTTAATAGGAAATGAAAATCGCACTCAtgctagaattttttttgtcaatgtgttttctttcttccataTAATACTTTAAATTTTGTAAACATGTGATTAGCTGCCCTCTGGGCTCCAGCTATGTTATGATTATCATCGACACGACATATACTCAAAAGTGAAACCAGACAATATCAAAATTATCTCCACGTAGTTTTACATACAGTGTTGATCAGGAATTTCCTCTTCTCTGCTGATGAAAGGGTGTGCCCAACTGGCCCCCTTTTCAACTCCCTTGTACTCTTCTGTATGCGATCAATGACCGCATCGTTGTCCTGTGAAGCAAAGTCAAAATTATTCAATCCTCCATCTATCACAATTCCAGGGATGGACATTAATGAACAGAGCCAAATCTATGAAAAGCAACAGGGCTCTAATTCTGTCGAAATACCTTCATGGCTGTACTTGGATTCAACTCCGTCCGGGTTTGCGAAAACCCTCGCCGGCCATCAGTAACTTTACCATTTGTAGAGAAACTTCTGTGGTTGCTATGGAAACCCCTGCACACGCGATGCAGAGCAACATTATTCGAAAGAAGCAGGCAGGAATGGGAGCAAGAACACAACGAATTAGCGAAGGATGAGTTCGATGAAAGGGGGGGAAACAATAGGAAGGGTTTTGTAGGGGGATTAGGGGTAGAGGGAAGGGAGCTCACgagtggacggcggcggggtcggccgcggcggcgaggctggcGACCGGTaggcggcggagaaggccgGAACATCGCCGGAGATGGGCGAGCATGGCGACGGCGGTGAAGGAGGAGGGAAGGTAAGCCCCTGTTACTTGCTGGGATGGACTgggcggaggagggcgggCGTGGATGGCCTTGAGGTTCCCCGGCTGCAGCACCGGCGGCGAGCAAGAGGCGGCAGGAGCTCGAGGTTCCCTTCGGCAGGTCCTGCGGGTGGGTGACTATACTGGGCTTTTTGGGCCTTCTTTAGTGCTTCCGGATTTGCAGTATAGGTAGAGCGAAAAGGACGCCCTGTTCAAATCGGGCCCTTTTTACTTGGGCCGGTTCGAAGGCCCAGCGTGTCTTATCTTGGTTGCCGCTCAACCAAATTTACgaattttctaaaaaaaacgaatttattctcaaaagaaaaaacaaatttacgAATTGAGCAGTTAAAAAAGAGAGCTTAAACTCCGATGAACCCAAAGCTTGAAAACGCTGATCTTCCCCTAGACTTGACAATGACAGAGTGACATGCAAAATCCGACATACAGTAAAATCGTGGTTGAATTGAGCCGGCCGGCGTATTGACGGCGAcaagttaattaattagcctAACGCAAACCTGGGAAATTAGTTAAACGCGCAATCCACCGATTGCTCGATGATGCTAAATGCCCTCTGCcaacgccgctgccggccggcAACTGTACATCTATATATTGCGAGGTTGTCAATCGAGCTAGTTatagcaacaacaacaatagcGCGGTTCTCCGGGGCCACGGTGTTGCTGATCCTGGTCGCCACTGTGTCCGTGTACACCTGCGCCATCCTTGGTGGCACCGCCATCGGCCGCACGCTGGACAAGGCGAAGCTGCAACAGCCCTCCCTCGGTGTCAGCATCACCATCAGAGCCGCCGACGACTCTGCCGCCGCTGGCCACAAGATCGAAGAACGTTCATCTTCGTCGTCTGCCAGAGCTCGTCGTCGCCCTAGAGACGacatatcatcatcatcactaCTGCCATCATCATCCGTTGAAGATCTTTACCCTAGCGATGCCGTATCGTCGTTGCcatcgtcatcgtcatcgtcatcatcttCCGTCTCGCCTTTACGGCGAGCCAATTACTACACGCCATCCTTCACCCCTGGTGACGAGGCGCGGGCCAAGTGGATGCAAGCCGTGATGGAGAGACAAATGAGAAGGCAACACGGCGATGGTAACTTCTTCGGCGAGATCGAAACCACAAAGGTGGGCCCATGGGGTGGATCCGGAGGGCAACCGTTCTACATTcgcaccggcaccggcggtgCGGCTCGTATGAGAAGCGTGACACTATACCACTCCGATGCCATCCACACCTTTTACTATGACTACTTTGACGAGTTCGGACGGAGAAGGGCGCAGGGGTCCTTGGGCGGCGTTGGTGATGGCAATTCATGGAGGTCCAAAGGAGTTCATGAAACGGTACGTATGTTATGTGCATCAGTATGGATTGTCATGTCATCTCGAACATGTCAAGGCTATGCATTTTTCAAGAAATGTAGCTATTGGACAAACGTTCAGTACATGGTCTTAATTAGGGCACGATGGTGCTCTTCTTCCATCTCTTTTCCCTACCAAAAATGTCTCTAGTAAACCCATCTTGGTCTTAATTGTACTCTCCTTTTGTGCCCGCAGTTCTACATTTCACCGAACGAGCACATCACCGCTGTCGAGGGGACATTTGGGCGCACGCGGAGCGACCCCCGGGTTATCGTTACCTCACTGACTTTCCGTACGGACAAAGGGTACACATATGGGCCATATGGCGATGTATTTGGGGTGCCGTTCTCCGTCCCGGTCGCGAATGGATGCGTCGTGGGCTTCTGGGGACGCTCCGGACAACTTCTCGACGCTATCGGAGTTTACATTGCACCGTGCAAAGTTTAAAAGGCAACTTCGTAAGCATGCTCAGTCGTGATGTTTTTCAGGAGATCCGAGGTTGCAAAATACGAATAGGACCTGTTGTTTTATAGTCATGTTTTGTGTAACTTGtaatttgaaaaataaaaagtcaTGATATGTTTTACAGATAGAGGGACTTAAAGTGAATTGGTTGGAGAAGTACAGTGGCCATTGTTAATTACTCTctctgattcataataagtgtcgttgatttagtacaacacATGTAACTTAGCCTCTTAAGTTCTCCCCTCGTTCTGAAGTGGTAAAGAAAAAAGTTCTCCCCCCTTAAAAAGGAAAACCTATCAAGTTCtcaaaagaaggagaagaggaagaagagagagataTTACTTCTACACGGCTTAACTCGCGTCTAACTTGGTTGACACATGCGATCACCGAATTGGAGTACCCGTTCGGAGTTACCTATCTGGCTATCTAGCAGTAGTGTTGAAGGCGCAACTTAATTAACTGATCATTGGTGACTAGTGATCACAAAGCTTGAGAATGACAAGAGGGAGTGAGCGACATGGATGTATGCATCCAAGCAGATATATATTTCCAATTTCTCTTGATTAATAATCTGCTGACGACGAGGCCAATGTCGTGTGGTTGCACCGGCGGATTGATACGTACTGACAGTGACGCAGCAAAATCTTAAGTCTAAACTCAAATGcatttgaaaaaaatcaaaaagagaaatataaAATAGTGCTAGACAGTGAAGAACCGCTGACATTGTTTTTTCTGCTACTAAACGCAATTGaatttggacttgaaattttacacatatataaaataaTACTTCCGTAACATTTGTAATTTTTTGAAGCTTTTACACTGAAGTTTGCACAACAAGAATGGTTTTCACTAAATACGCCGCCGTATATCGACGATGCTACCCACATtcattcatttatttattccctGGTGCCGCCGGCAGGCCGGCGGTCAGTATATATATTACACCCAGCTTGGGATCACCGCATGCAAGAGGTTAATTTAtttcgagctagctagctaataaCAAGAGATATATAGCTAGCAACAACAAGTCAACAATGGTGCGGTTCTCCGGGGCCACGGTGCTCCTGATATTCCTGATCGCCGTCGTGTCGGTCTACACATGCGCCGTCGTCCTAGGCCGGACGCTGGAGAGCTCGAAGAgatcgccggccgcggcggtgaCCAGGAAGCTGCAGCTCCTCTTCGGCTTCAGCTCCACCAAAATAGCCGTTTCCTACACCCACAACAGACGACACACAACAACGGAAGAACAACCATCATCTTCACTATCACCATCCTCGACTGTTGTAATGTCGTCGCTGGGAGGAGCCAGTTTCTTCGTGTCACGGGCCTACGGACAACAAATGAGGAAGCAGGATGGGAACGAGAGCTTCTCCGGAGAGATCGTGGCGGCGACGAAGGTGGGGCCGTGGGGTGGGTCCGGGGGGCAGCCGTTCTACATGCGCACCGGCGGTGGCACGGTTCGCCTTAGGAGCGTGACGTTATACCACTCCGACGCCATCCACGCCTTCTCCTACGACTACATCGGTGAGTccggaaggaggagaaggcagGAGGGCATGGGCGGGCGCTCCGCAGGAACAATTCGTGAAAAATACTATCGAACGGATGTTCGGCATATTGTCTTATTTAGAGTGCGAAGAAgatgatcttcttcttcttcttcttcttttcagcACAAAAAGGCCTCCTCACTCTTAACCCGTCTTGATCTTGTCCCAtctattttctcttttctctgAGCTTGCAGATCTACCTTTCACCAGGCGAGCATATCACCGCCGCCGAGGGGACGTTCGGTACGGACAAAGGGAGCACACACGGACCTTATGGTAAACCAACGGGGGTGCCGTTCTCCGTCCCAGTTCTGGGGACGCTCTGGCTGGCTCCTCGACGCTATCGGGGTTTACGTCGCACCGTGCAAAGTTTACAAGGCTTCTTCGTAAGCGACGCCCTAGCTGACGatgaagagagaaaaagacCGGTAATGCTAGATATATTGCGTGTAACCTTGTACGTACTATGTAAATTGGAAAGAAAACAGTCATACTAtattctatatatatattcccGGGGCTTCAGAGTGTCCATAAAACGGAATATATGTTTGGATCATGTCCTCTCAAACATGTCAAGGGTAGTCATTTTTCGAGAAATGTACCTATTGGATGAACGTTCGGTGGATGGTCGTAATTAGGACACAGAGATGCTCATCTTCCTATGTCTTTTTCCCTATACAGAGAACGCCGCCGGAGTTAATTTACAAGGCAGTTTTCTTTGTGTAAGCGACACACGGCCGTGATGTTTTCCAGAAGATCCTGGGTTACAAAACACACGAGGACCCATATCATATTTGACTGACCATGTGGTGTTGACTGTTGACTATGATCAGTGGCATGCTAATGAACTAAAGTGGGTTAGTTAAACAGGTACTATGATGGTAAAATAAAAACCATGTTCTGCGAGTGAaagtgcattttactcttaaaAGAGATCCAACACAGCTTAGCctcttaaaaacaaaaacctctcaaattttttttaaagggaaGATAGAGGGAGATCTTAATTACccactccgatccataatcagtgtctcaaattttgtactaacttaatGCACAATtgttgtactaacttagtataaaattgtatcaaatctgagacacttattatggatcacaGGGAGTACCTCTCTCAACAGCTAGCTTAACTCGATTGTGTGATGTGTGAACTGGTTTATACGTGCGATAACCCAAGTAGTATCCGTTCGGACTTGCCTAGGAATGTGAAAggcaatgcaactaataataATTAACTGATCATGCATTTAGTGTGACTACTGAACACAACAAAGCTTGACAACGGCAAAGcgacatgcatgtatatatgcatccaAGCAGACAAGGCCGGAGTAACTTTTTAATTTATCTTGATTAGGCCTCCCAAGTCCATCTCTTTGCATGTTATCTTAGACACACAACAATTAAGAAACAATGCATCGTGGACTAAGATAGACGCCAAAACACAATGCATTGCAAGAGACCTAAATAAATCTGATCTGCTACGAGGCCAATGTCGTGGTTGAACCGGCGGATTGACGTCGACAAACCACAAAAACTAGTTAATCAATTGTCGTGCAATCCATCGATTGCTAGCTCGATGCTACCCACATTCATTTATTTAATTATcccatggcgccgccggcaggccggCGTCTTTATATTACATCCAGCTTGGGATCCCCAATAATTGCAAGGTTAATTGTTGAGTTAGCTAGCTGCCTATAGCAACAATGGCACGGTTCACCGGGGCCACGGTGCTCCTTATCCTGATCGCCGCCGTGTCCGTCTACACCTgcgccgtcctcgccggtgtCGCCCTCGGGCGGACGCTGGAGAGCTTGGAGAGGTCATCAGCGGAGGCGGTGAGCTCCAAGCTGCAGCTCCCCTTTGGTATCAGCATCACCGTAGGAGCCGTCTCCCCCAAATACTTCGCCGCCAACAAGAGGCAAAGGGAacattcatcatcatcatcatcatcttcttcttcttcttcttcttcttcatggtTGTCATCAGTAGTGCCATTAAAATTATCGCCCGTTGTCTCGAGCTCGCAGTCGAGAAGATCCGCCAGCTACCGCACACCGTACTTCACCCCCGGCGTTGACCCGGTGGTCGAGCAGACGCTGTCGGTCGCCGCCCCCAGACAACAAACGAGGAGCAGGCAGCACGGCAATTATGGTAACGGGAACTTCTCTGGAGAGATTGTGGTGGCAACAAAGGTGGGCCCATGGGGTGGGTCCGGTGGGCAGCCGTTCTGCATGCGCACCGGTGGCGGCAGGGCTCGCCTGAAAAGCGTGACACTGTATCACTCCGACGCCATCCACGCCTTCTCCTATGAATACGTCAGTGAGTCCGGAAGGAGAAGggcgcagggcggcggcggcggccatcccCGAAGCTCCAAAGGAGCAGTTCGTGAAACGGTATGAAAATCTAGCTATCAGATAAACGTTCTCCACATGGTCTTATCTAGGGCATGAAGATACTCTTTTTCTATTGTTCCTTTTCCGCTACAAAAAAGGGGCTCGTCTTAACCCATCTTGCTTTTGCCCCTTCtttctgtctctctctctctccgagCTTGCAGATCTACCTTTCACCGGACGAGCACATCACCACCGTCGAGGGGACGTTCGGGCGGTGCCGGAGTGTGACCCAAGTAGTCGTCACCTCGCTGACGTTCCGTACGGACAAAGGGAGAACACACGGTCCCTATGGTGAGCCGACCGGCCTGCCGTTCTCCGTCCCGGTTGCGAATGGATGTATCGTGGGTTTCTGGGGACGCTCCGGCTGGCTCCTTGACGCTATCGGAGTTTACGTCGCACCGTGCAAAGTTTACAAGGCAGCTTCGTAAGCAATTCCTGGTTGAGATGAGTTTTGGGGTTACGAAACACGAAAAGGACACGCGTTATTCTATAGTCATACTATATATGTCGTGCTTaatttccgaaagatttacaTACACTATATCTTGTGTACTCATAATATTATGTAATTCtggaaataaaaagaaaagtataTCACGTTTAACTTAATTGGACAGTGTTAAGCAATCTTGGGGATCAAACTTGGTAGCCAAGTGTCGAACACGTGGAACTCCCCTGATCTGATCCACTTTTCCTTAAGCCAGCACTAGTATAAACCCTGGAATGCATCCGACAATCTCCTGCTCGACCAACATCGTCGTTGAACCGGCGGATTGACAGCCAatcctacttttttttttaaaaaacactGATTACATTATAGTCGACTCACAAACACCCACACTCAACATCTACAGAACACCAGAGTAGTGGAGCGTCTTAAAATTGACGAAGTGACCATTCACAGTCGTCTCGCTATAGACAAATACAATCACTGAAAGGATAACCCCTCCTAATTAAATGAGCTAGACACACATGGCCTCAAACATAGGAATTGATTGGTTTGACGCGTGGTGGTTTTTGAACCGGTTCTAAACCGATCCCACTTATCTATATACGATGCAAAGGATATCCGCCTTAATTAATGCCATCGTATACCCGCCCACAGCCTAATTTAGTTGTTTCTGTGAATTGCTTGACGCGTGCGATCACCGGATATTAAGTGCAGACTATTCATACCACTGAAGGCAACTGATACGTACTCCCCTAAGTTTGAGTGCTTGACACCGACAGAGTGACATGTATGCATCCTACATGCATTCTCAATTTCTCTTAATTTGTTTCATGAGTCTCTGCTGATGAGATCGACCAACGTGCATCGGAGCCAAAGAGTCTCGATCGAGCGAAACTCAATATTGTATTCGAGTTCAAGACCCCCTGTCATCATGACATGCATCCGACAATTAATCTCCTGCTCGACCAACAATTGTTCTCTGGCTAATTTGTTAGAGTAATCTTGCCTAATTAGTTGTGAACATATTAGTCTAGCTGAGTTTGAGTTTAGTTAGAGTACCGTGTCTTAGTTCACGTACGTGATGGTGTCCAAAAGTACTAGGTTTAGGTTCCTTGGTGAGTTTGTGTTCGTGTGGGTCATGAGTCCTAGCCCTAGTCGGTATAGTCTTGTGGCCATGTGaggatgtgtatatatacacatcaaCGGCTGCAGCTTGTAATTAAGTTTTGTAACATGAGAtattgaaaataaaaatagaggGCACGATATGCGTCCTTGGCCAAATAATCTTTTGATCGTCGTGTGCGTGTGcatcttcatgtgattgatctttgggcaaacccaatatttggtatcagagcgaggttAAAGATTTGAAGACGCGCTTGCCCCTGGAAGGTGATGTGCTAGCGCCTCGGGGCGGGCAATCAGCGGCGGATCGGTGTCCGTGGATAAGAGCGGGCaaacggtggcagtgcacgaAGAGGTATTCAGCGGATTGGATCGGGCAATCAGTGGCTGTGCAGTCGAGCGATGTTCAGCAGATCAGATAGGACTATCGTCGCAGTGGACCGATCTCCTAGTAACGGAGATCATCTTGATCGTCTGAAAGTACTCGACATTGGGTCAAGCTGTGTACGTCTAGGTCAGCGTCTGTGAgtcgtggttgtgtccaagtgctcATCTGTGTGGGACTCTGTTGCAGCGAAAGTGCGTCATGGTCGAAGGGCTGTCCGGTGAGGTGTATCGCTAAGGGCGAAGACGAGCGTGTAGACAAGGTGGCGGGTAGTCATCTGTGTGTCTCGACGAGAAGATTAAAGCTCAAGAGTATTGTAAGGCGGTAACCAGTGAAGGTGAGTTTCTTCAATGAGGCCATGTCTCTACGTGGAGCTATGTGTTTAGCTAGCACGTATTGCGCTAGGAGTGTACGGTGTAGTGCACATGGTTAGCGTGGCTGGGAGTTAAGACCATGCGTTGAGCTGAGTCGACAAGTCATGAAGCTACGGAGAGTTGAGATCCGGGAGAGCATAGAAGATAGGTCAAGATTAGGGGGAGATTGTTAGAGTAATCTTGCCTAATTAGTTGTGAACATATTAGTCTAGCTGAGTTTGAGTTTAGTTAGAGTACCGTGTCTTAGTTCACGTACGTGATGGTGTCCGAATAGTACTAGGTTTAGGTTCCTTGGTGAGTTTGTGTCCGTGTGGGTCATGAGTCCTAGTCCTAGTCGGTATAATCTTGTGGCCATGTGaggatgtgtatatatacacatcaaCGGCTGCAGCTTGTAATTAAGTTTTGTAATGTGAgatattgaaaagaaaaaaatagagagCACGATACGTGCCCTTGGTCAAATAATTTTGTGATCGTCGTGtgcgtgtgcgtcttcatgtgattgatttttgggcaaacccaacataATTGGTCAAAACCATCAATTAAATTAACCAGAGAAGCTAATTGGTCGATGCTTTGCGACCATGATGCTGAtgccgccggccggcgtcTGTCTGTTTGTGTGTTCATATATACTACACTAATTAATCAAGTACACTCACACCCAGCTGTAGTTCAGTACTGCATCATCGATCCAAGCTCCAGCTAATTAACTAAGGTATAGCAATGGCGCGCTTCTCCGGGGCCACGGTGCTGCTGATCCTGGTGGCCGCCGTGTCCGTCTACACCTGCGCCATCCTCGCCGGCACCACCCTCGGCCGGAAGCTGGAGGCGACGTccgaagcagcagcagctccccCTTGGCGTCAGCATCACCATCACATCCGTCTCCAGCGACCGCTTCGCGGAAGGACGACGATCATCGTTCCCCGGAGCTCGTGCCGGCGACGATGTCAaatcgtcgtcgtcatcatcatcatccaacTACACCTACATCGTGTCCaacgccgccgaggccgcacCGAGAGCCGCTTATACCCACGGGCAAAGAGAGATGATCGCCAGGAGGAGGCAGCAGCGTGGTAACAGCAACTTCACCGGAGGCGAGATCGCGGCGATGAAAGTCAGGCCGTGGGGAGGGTCCGGGGGTACCCTTTCTACATGCGCAGCAGCGGCGTGGCTCGCCTGAGAAGCGTGACGCTTTACCATTACGGCGACGCCATCCAGGCCTTCTCATACGAGTATGTTGATCAGCAGGGGGTGAGGAGGCAGGCGCTTGGCCAGTGGCGGCGGCCTTTCCTACGGCCCCTCCAAAGGATCAGTTCGTGAAAAGGTATGTGTACTTTTGGATTTGGAAAAAAGTTTCAGAAGATATACTCTCTTCGTtccgaaataagtgatgtgaatttgtatagattcttatacaaatctagatcacttattttgggacggagggagtacctaaaGTAGTAGGTAGAATGTGATTGATAGAACAATTTTTGCTGCTAAGTTAGTTCCGTCAAGACTACTGCGTCGAACGTAAACTTGTGACCGGTAGTAAAACATTTGGTTTATATTTTGAGTTGATTCAGACGAATGGTTATGAGGTGTCACCTATCCCCGAAAGGTAATCATTCCTCCGCGAATAATCTGACTAGCCATTCTATTGTGTCACAGATCTACCTTTCACCGGACGAGCACATTATCGCCGTCAAGGGGACTTCTGGGCGCAGCCGGAGTGCGCCCCGGACCCAAGTCGTCATCACTTCGCTGACGTTCGTTACAGACAAAGGGAGAACATATGGGCCTTATGGCGAACTGTTCGGGGCGCCGTTCTCGGTCCCGGCCGCGAACGGATGCATCGTGGGCTTCTGGGGAAGCTCTGGCCGGCTCTTGACGCCATCGGAGTTTAGATTGCACCGTGCAAAGTTTACAAGGCTTCTTCGTAAAAACAATGCCCTAGCTTGCGATGCGATGAAGCGAGAAAATGACCAGTTATTGTGCTAGATACATTGCGTGTAACTTAATTGTACCATATATATCGTCTTGACGTGGCCATGGAGCACCGCTCCCTCTCGGTGGATGAACGTTTCCTCCGTCAGCGGCTGAAGCATAAATTCTTGGGCTCTCTTCTCTGGAGAGAACAATCGCCCGGCAGCGTTCAAGGCTCCTGTGGCTTTCGGAGGGCGATGCCAATACTCGATTCTTCCATTCCCATGCTAGTTTCAGAAGGCGTAAGAACTTCATTGCTAAACTCAAAGATGAGGGCAGTATCGTTTCGGATCACGTGGACAAAGCGCAAGTGGCCGAGAAATTCTTCCAGTCCATCATTGGTTCGGCAGCCCATAGAGACTTCTCGCTAGACCTGGACTTTCTCAACATCCGGGTCAGAGACTTCTCCAATTTGGAGAGTTCTTTCTCCGAGGAAGAGATCCTCACGGCGATACGCACGTCTCCTCACGACAAAAGCCCAGGCCCAGACGACTTCTCCTGCCTTTTCTTCTCGAGTTGCTGGCCCATTATCAAACAAGATATGGTAGAATGCTTCAACTTCTTCCATCAAATGCGATTCAGTGGTCTGGAATTGGTCAATCAAGCCTATCTGTGTCTTCTTCCCAAGAAGGAAGACGCAAGGACCATCCGGGATTACAGGCCCATCAGCCTAAACCACGCCTTGGGAATGTTTATCGCCAAGGTCCTTGCGAACATACTGGCCCCTCGCCTGCCGGATATCGTGGGAATCCAACA carries:
- the LOC100827608 gene encoding pentatricopeptide repeat-containing protein At4g18975, chloroplastic; amino-acid sequence: MLAHLRRCSGLLRRLPVASLAAAADPAAVHSGFHSNHRSFSTNGKVTDGRRGFSQTRTELNPSTAMKDNDAVIDRIQKSTRELKRGPVGHTLSSAEKRKFLINTLLDLEDSKEAVYSTLDAWVAFEQEFPLASIKQAIEALEKEEQWHRIVQVIKWMLSKGQGNTIRTYEQLVRALEKDNRAEEAHRIWEKKISHDLHSVPWRFCGLMLAIYYRNNKLDRLIKLFHNLEACGRKCPSREYIRKVEDAYEMLGLLEEKTALLDKYKDLYNKLSGNDIKKGRQSRKAQKKAADSSEQFEMEISENLPCPSDNEPVASS
- the LOC112268682 gene encoding jacalin-related lectin 3-like — translated: MMLNALCQRRCRPATVHLYIARLSIELVIATTTIARFSGATVLLILVATVSVYTCAILGGTAIGRTLDKAKLQQPSLGVSITIRAADDSAAAGHKIEERSSSSSARARRRPRDDISSSSLLPSSSVEDLYPSDAVSSLPSSSSSSSSSVSPLRRANYYTPSFTPGDEARAKWMQAVMERQMRRQHGDGNFFGEIETTKVGPWGGSGGQPFYIRTGTGGAARMRSVTLYHSDAIHTFYYDYFDEFGRRRAQGSLGGVGDGNSWRSKGVHETFYISPNEHITAVEGTFGRTRSDPRVIVTSLTFRTDKGYTYGPYGDVFGVPFSVPVANGCVVGFWGRSGQLLDAIGVYIAPCKV
- the LOC112268840 gene encoding uncharacterized protein LOC112268840 — translated: MVRFSGATVLLIFLIAVVSVYTCAVVLGRTLESSKRSPAAAVTRKLQLLFGFSSTKIAVSYTHNRRHTTTEEQPSSSLSPSSTVVMSSLGGASFFVSRAYGQQMRKQDGNESFSGEIVAATKVGPWGGSGGQPFYMRTGGGTVRLRSVTLYHSDAIHAFSYDYIDLPFTRRAYHRRRGDVRYGQREHTRTLW
- the LOC112268779 gene encoding jacalin-related lectin 23-like, translating into MARFTGATVLLILIAAVSVYTCAVLAGVALGRTLESLERSSAEAVSSKLQLPFGISITVGAVSPKYFAANKRQREHSSSSSSSSSSSSSSSWLSSVVPLKLSPVVSSSQSRRSASYRTPYFTPGVDPVVEQTLSVAAPRQQTRSRQHGNYGNGNFSGEIVVATKVGPWGGSGGQPFCMRTGGGRARLKSVTLYHSDAIHAFSYEYVSESGRRRAQGGGGGHPRSSKGAVRETIYLSPDEHITTVEGTFGRCRSVTQVVVTSLTFRTDKGRTHGPYGEPTGLPFSVPVANGCIVGFWGRSGWLLDAIGVYVAPCKVYKAAS